In Tolypothrix sp. NIES-4075, the following proteins share a genomic window:
- a CDS encoding DUF4349 domain-containing protein: protein MNSLTNATRKPTLLLTVLMGGVIFTSCASAPNLPEAALKNETTASQAAASPASDTAISQTADTTAQIPRSRPQLIKKAAMSLIVDSVDKSLNAVSEIINKQQGDLISLQEQQPTKTNARHTASIQLRVPQNLLQPTLDELAKLGTVQSRNISAEDVGDRLVDIQARLTNLRKTEVNLQKIMDRAGSVRDVLSVAQELSQVRQSIEQIDAQLKNLTNQVAYSTITLKLEAAVSSNGTQRALGSQLQESWNKSTNSFGDFTVGLLKLGIWLMVYSPYFLALAAVGYGFNRWQRGHSPRLTRRPDNNSD, encoded by the coding sequence ATGAACAGCTTGACTAATGCGACGCGAAAACCAACTTTACTTTTGACTGTGCTGATGGGAGGGGTAATTTTCACAAGTTGTGCTTCTGCACCTAACCTACCTGAAGCTGCATTGAAGAATGAGACAACAGCAAGTCAAGCAGCAGCATCACCTGCGAGTGATACTGCAATATCTCAAACCGCTGATACTACTGCACAAATACCGCGTTCTCGTCCGCAATTAATCAAAAAAGCGGCAATGAGTTTGATTGTTGATTCTGTAGATAAAAGTCTAAATGCAGTCTCGGAAATTATCAATAAACAGCAAGGTGATTTAATTAGTTTACAAGAACAACAACCGACAAAAACAAACGCCCGTCACACCGCATCAATACAGTTACGAGTACCGCAAAATTTACTGCAACCTACTTTAGATGAATTAGCCAAATTGGGAACCGTACAAAGTCGCAATATTAGCGCTGAAGATGTAGGCGATCGCTTAGTAGACATTCAAGCGAGATTAACTAATTTGCGAAAAACAGAAGTGAATTTACAGAAAATTATGGATCGCGCTGGTTCTGTTAGGGATGTGTTAAGTGTTGCTCAAGAACTTAGTCAGGTGCGACAATCTATAGAACAAATTGATGCTCAATTAAAAAACTTAACTAATCAAGTTGCTTATTCAACTATTACTTTGAAGTTAGAAGCCGCAGTTTCTAGCAACGGAACACAACGCGCTTTAGGTTCACAACTTCAAGAAAGTTGGAATAAATCTACTAATTCTTTCGGTGATTTTACTGTTGGTTTGCTGAAGTTGGGTATTTGGTTAATGGTTTACAGTCCTTATTTCTTGGCTTTGGCAGCGGTTGGTTATGGGTTTAATCGTTGGCAAAGAGGACATTCACCACGTTTGACGCGAAGACCAGACAATAATTCTGACTAG
- a CDS encoding aromatic alcohol reductase has protein sequence MTTKLTVLVAGSTGMLGSKIVSALLDKGNIDVRAMVRSIDDSNGENRQKIDVMKAKGATIVEGDVMQPETLLPACAGVDVVVSAIGNSEVTVPGQKNLIDAAKQQGVKRFIPSDYSVDYRKLDYGDNDNLDKRKEVFEYLQHSGLEYTLVLNGAFMDIIAYMPLFDLEHQTFQYWGDGETPMDFTTTDDTAKYVAEAVSDPGLANTALEVAGDTLTPKQLKATYEGATGIKLTEKSLGSVPEFQAWITAKKASASSLEEYVYHQYIYAMVSGKGKLDRIENDRYPHIKPKTVKQSLSKGDS, from the coding sequence ATGACTACAAAATTGACGGTTCTAGTCGCTGGCTCTACTGGGATGCTGGGTTCTAAGATTGTTTCTGCTCTACTTGACAAAGGCAACATTGATGTTCGAGCAATGGTGCGATCAATCGACGACAGCAATGGAGAGAATCGTCAAAAGATCGACGTAATGAAAGCCAAGGGCGCAACGATCGTCGAAGGCGACGTGATGCAGCCTGAAACCCTACTGCCAGCATGTGCAGGGGTTGATGTTGTTGTATCTGCGATCGGTAATAGTGAAGTGACTGTGCCAGGGCAGAAAAACTTGATTGATGCTGCCAAACAGCAGGGAGTGAAGCGGTTTATTCCCTCAGATTACTCTGTGGACTATCGCAAGCTGGACTATGGTGACAACGATAATTTGGATAAGCGCAAGGAAGTGTTTGAGTATCTTCAGCACAGCGGTTTGGAATATACCTTGGTTCTCAACGGGGCATTTATGGATATAATCGCCTATATGCCGCTGTTTGACCTGGAACATCAGACGTTTCAATACTGGGGCGATGGTGAAACGCCGATGGATTTCACCACCACTGATGATACCGCCAAGTATGTGGCGGAAGCGGTGAGCGACCCAGGCTTGGCAAACACAGCGCTGGAAGTCGCAGGTGACACTCTGACTCCAAAGCAGTTAAAAGCCACTTATGAAGGGGCGACGGGCATCAAATTAACCGAAAAATCATTGGGCAGTGTGCCCGAATTTCAAGCTTGGATTACTGCCAAAAAAGCGTCAGCTAGTTCACTCGAAGAGTACGTTTACCACCAATATATTTACGCGATGGTATCGGGTAAGGGCAAACTTGATCGGATTGAGAACGATCGCTATCCCCACATCAAACCCAAGACGGTTAAGCAATCGTTGAGCAAAGGAGATTCGTAA
- a CDS encoding family 43 glycosylhydrolase → MKLNKLQQRIVSILEPLPMENKHLAPTGIIEPLQIKIGETITEIMRSLRRGQPMLWDPWILKDGDIYRMYYLQALEREDPWWKNSNIGAAVSTDMNHWEDLGIILEPEPANYWESGRVCAGCTYKEDNIYYLFYSAGGKEPPHLRNEAIGLATSTDGVHFSRYSDRPLLAPETDDPWYGRSNWTEHLHWRDPYIFKDEQTNSYYMFICAGSRVTGNFQGCVGLAVADKINGPYKLLPPAVEAPVDAVDWPYYHLERPQVIYKNGKYNLFFSCFKQFFNPDWLQKLKHKRVTNSSLYWYISDNIAGPYHPVDDDDFIVKGSEKTGMYGTNFLQISDEPEEFIAYGWYHRLHALQVSQAFRVNWKNTSLDETSYQHHDILEILLTSGKTAR, encoded by the coding sequence ATGAAATTAAATAAATTACAACAAAGAATTGTCAGTATTCTTGAGCCTCTACCTATGGAAAATAAGCATTTGGCTCCAACAGGCATAATTGAGCCTCTGCAAATCAAAATAGGCGAAACTATCACGGAAATTATGCGATCGCTTCGTCGAGGTCAACCAATGCTTTGGGACCCTTGGATACTCAAAGATGGTGATATTTATCGTATGTATTACTTACAAGCGCTAGAAAGAGAAGATCCTTGGTGGAAAAATAGTAACATCGGCGCTGCTGTTTCTACTGATATGAACCACTGGGAAGATTTAGGAATTATTCTAGAGCCAGAGCCAGCTAATTATTGGGAATCGGGAAGAGTATGTGCCGGTTGTACCTATAAAGAAGATAATATCTACTACCTATTTTATTCAGCCGGTGGCAAAGAACCACCACACTTAAGGAATGAAGCGATTGGTTTAGCAACATCAACTGATGGCGTACACTTTTCACGTTATAGCGATCGCCCTTTATTAGCTCCAGAAACTGACGACCCTTGGTATGGACGCAGTAACTGGACAGAGCATTTACACTGGCGCGATCCTTATATTTTTAAGGATGAACAAACTAATAGTTATTATATGTTCATTTGTGCCGGCTCTAGAGTAACGGGTAATTTTCAAGGATGTGTTGGTTTAGCAGTAGCAGACAAAATTAATGGTCCTTATAAATTGCTACCACCTGCTGTAGAAGCACCTGTAGATGCTGTAGATTGGCCCTATTACCATTTAGAACGTCCTCAAGTCATTTATAAAAACGGTAAATATAATTTATTCTTTTCTTGCTTTAAGCAGTTCTTCAACCCAGATTGGTTGCAAAAATTAAAGCATAAAAGAGTTACTAACTCTTCACTCTATTGGTATATTTCTGATAATATTGCCGGACCTTATCACCCAGTAGACGATGATGATTTTATCGTTAAAGGAAGCGAAAAAACTGGAATGTATGGAACTAATTTTCTGCAAATATCAGATGAACCAGAAGAATTTATTGCCTATGGCTGGTATCACAGACTTCACGCCTTACAAGTTTCCCAAGCATTTCGAGTGAACTGGAAAAACACCAGCTTAGACGAAACCAGCTATCAACACCATGACATTCTGGAAATTTTGCTGACTTCAGGTAAAACTGCTAGGTGA
- a CDS encoding aldo/keto reductase, whose product METKQLGKTGVYVSAIALGGMPMSLSSRPPESESLQVIHRALDLGVTFIDTADSYCKDESDKHHNEKLIHKALQTYSGDASNVVVATKGGLMRPNGSWTRNGNPEHLRKTIRESFEALGGNKPIDVWQYHAPDQDYTIEEALKPAKEAVKEGLIRFVGVSNFSVEQIKQAQDVVEIVSVQNQYSPWYRQPEKDGVLKYCEQEQLTFLPWSPLGGSRRHSDLQDIKAIAQLASYKGVSVYCIVLAWLRSKSPSVLPIPGASKVSSIEDSVRAADVKLSDDEVQKIDRET is encoded by the coding sequence ATGGAAACGAAACAGCTAGGAAAAACGGGTGTATATGTAAGTGCGATCGCTTTGGGTGGTATGCCGATGTCGTTAAGTTCGCGACCTCCCGAATCCGAATCTCTCCAAGTCATTCACCGCGCTTTAGATTTAGGCGTTACTTTCATTGACACCGCCGACTCTTACTGCAAAGATGAGTCAGATAAGCACCACAACGAGAAACTAATTCACAAAGCTTTGCAGACTTACAGTGGTGATGCCAGCAATGTAGTTGTAGCAACCAAAGGCGGTTTGATGCGTCCTAATGGAAGCTGGACGCGCAACGGCAATCCTGAACATTTACGCAAAACGATTCGCGAAAGCTTTGAAGCTTTAGGCGGTAATAAACCTATCGATGTTTGGCAATACCACGCGCCAGATCAGGATTATACCATAGAAGAAGCCCTAAAACCTGCGAAAGAAGCAGTAAAAGAAGGTTTGATTCGGTTTGTGGGAGTATCTAACTTTTCTGTAGAACAAATTAAGCAAGCGCAAGATGTTGTGGAAATAGTTTCAGTGCAAAATCAATATAGCCCTTGGTATCGACAGCCAGAGAAAGACGGGGTATTGAAATATTGCGAACAAGAACAATTAACCTTTTTACCTTGGAGTCCCTTGGGTGGTAGCCGGCGTCATAGTGACTTGCAAGATATTAAAGCGATCGCGCAATTAGCCTCATATAAAGGCGTATCAGTGTATTGTATAGTACTGGCATGGCTGCGTTCCAAGTCGCCCTCTGTTTTGCCCATACCCGGTGCGAGCAAAGTTTCCAGCATCGAAGATTCGGTACGCGCTGCTGATGTGAAACTCTCAGATGACGAAGTGCAAAAAATTGATCGGGAAACTTAA
- a CDS encoding FcoT family thioesterase, translating to MNKYDFLELTLNNYANNCRYLKEVKILDKEAWGRFSVPSTCYEVEGIKSHLHAVEVMIIYEQIIYTLLANLFINGLYGLKQIPVDIFFPTIVDERIVIAKFNTRFYKQVDHREFTGILRIEKIICRKNSYFFYTSFDISSGAQVAEVVLRVDVG from the coding sequence ATGAATAAGTACGACTTTCTAGAATTAACTCTAAATAACTATGCAAACAATTGCAGATATTTAAAGGAAGTAAAAATACTTGACAAAGAAGCTTGGGGTAGATTTTCTGTACCTAGCACATGTTATGAAGTTGAAGGAATAAAATCTCATTTACATGCAGTAGAAGTTATGATTATTTACGAGCAAATAATTTATACACTGTTAGCGAATTTGTTTATCAATGGGTTGTATGGTTTAAAGCAAATTCCAGTTGATATATTTTTTCCAACAATAGTGGATGAAAGAATAGTAATTGCCAAATTTAATACTCGGTTTTATAAGCAAGTAGATCATAGAGAATTTACAGGAATACTTAGGATTGAAAAGATTATCTGTAGAAAAAACAGTTACTTTTTCTATACAAGTTTTGATATCTCTTCAGGTGCTCAAGTTGCAGAGGTTGTCCTACGCGTTGATGTGGGGTAG
- a CDS encoding family 43 glycosylhydrolase, protein MTWYPRNKYCWDFWFAWEGQTLHVFYLQASQLLCAYNAERRHGLASVGHAVLTDFGWKEIDPDKPVLEKREGDFWDNLAIWTGSIIQEDNLYYLFYTARRREDLLVETPHERRLPQNIGVATSKDLRNWTRTPATLKKPVIPNPGIKSEFDGSNWRDPHVIKDDTDGKYYAFICARPRESAPDVGGVIAIATSSNLSDWQDEPYKILYQSDQFYLMEVPQVFWRKTNDGKYWRFYLLFGPHWSPFFINKVPIGVTYYVCSQPIEDRSKVSYDRIPWENEPANILCKNYYVGKFVNPETETYPAFFGFRKQDEGGHFVGGISDPQWATFADDGTISLSDFKPN, encoded by the coding sequence ATGACTTGGTATCCTCGAAACAAATATTGCTGGGATTTCTGGTTTGCTTGGGAGGGGCAAACACTACACGTTTTCTACCTGCAAGCCTCACAATTACTTTGTGCCTATAATGCCGAAAGAAGGCACGGTTTAGCATCAGTTGGTCATGCTGTTCTCACTGATTTTGGTTGGAAAGAAATCGATCCAGACAAGCCAGTGTTAGAAAAAAGAGAGGGAGATTTCTGGGATAATCTGGCGATTTGGACGGGAAGCATTATTCAAGAAGATAATCTTTACTATCTGTTCTATACAGCGCGACGTAGAGAAGATTTGTTGGTAGAAACACCTCACGAACGCCGTTTACCCCAAAACATTGGTGTTGCCACTTCAAAAGATTTAAGAAATTGGACAAGAACACCTGCCACTTTAAAAAAACCTGTTATTCCCAATCCAGGAATAAAGAGTGAATTTGATGGCAGTAACTGGCGCGATCCTCATGTTATTAAAGATGATACTGACGGAAAATATTATGCTTTTATCTGTGCGCGTCCTAGAGAGTCGGCTCCGGATGTGGGGGGTGTGATAGCAATTGCCACTTCATCGAATTTATCGGATTGGCAAGATGAACCCTATAAAATTTTGTATCAGAGCGATCAATTTTATTTGATGGAAGTGCCGCAAGTTTTCTGGCGGAAAACAAATGATGGTAAATACTGGCGCTTTTACCTTTTATTCGGTCCTCATTGGAGTCCTTTCTTTATTAATAAAGTGCCAATAGGAGTAACTTACTACGTTTGTTCTCAGCCGATAGAAGATAGAAGCAAAGTTAGTTACGATCGCATTCCTTGGGAAAATGAACCTGCGAACATACTTTGCAAAAATTACTATGTTGGTAAATTTGTCAACCCGGAAACCGAAACTTACCCAGCGTTCTTTGGTTTCCGAAAACAAGATGAAGGCGGACACTTTGTTGGGGGAATATCCGATCCGCAGTGGGCGACTTTCGCTGATGATGGCACTATTAGTTTATCCGACTTTAAGCCCAATTAA
- a CDS encoding quercetin 2,3-dioxygenase, producing MNPQNKPQSFQVNSAEGRAYWGMGILWIMLATAEDTDGQYSCIEELLPHGPAAPPHIHEAADETFYILEGEATFFVEDQPIKATAGSFVSIPRGTKHAFQIDSETARLLNTYVPAGFEYTIMATTVPAQTRTLPPASLPFPNQEQANQALEQVIQKYPAAKTKFLQGFAS from the coding sequence ATGAACCCGCAAAACAAGCCACAATCTTTTCAAGTCAATAGTGCCGAAGGTCGCGCTTACTGGGGTATGGGCATTCTCTGGATCATGCTGGCGACTGCCGAAGATACGGATGGACAGTATTCATGTATAGAAGAGCTGTTGCCGCACGGTCCAGCAGCACCGCCTCATATCCATGAGGCGGCAGATGAAACCTTCTACATTCTCGAAGGCGAAGCAACCTTCTTTGTAGAAGACCAGCCGATTAAAGCAACCGCCGGCTCGTTTGTGTCAATTCCACGGGGCACAAAACACGCTTTTCAAATCGACTCTGAAACGGCACGATTACTCAATACCTATGTGCCCGCAGGTTTTGAGTACACAATCATGGCGACGACAGTGCCTGCCCAAACGCGCACATTGCCTCCTGCTTCGCTGCCTTTTCCCAATCAAGAACAAGCTAATCAAGCGCTTGAGCAAGTCATTCAAAAATATCCTGCGGCTAAAACCAAATTCTTACAAGGTTTCGCAAGCTAA
- a CDS encoding AraC family transcriptional regulator, producing MKAKESRTRIWRSQYLQSIELVHGVYKSYSLPRHFHEELELGIRQGDGWQFNYRGTMYSVPSNTLVVTQPGEAHHADSTSAQDCTFRGLRVGADLLQQVATEVAGRKTELPFFPMPLVHDRDLNTKIVQVHQALEQSISQLEQQTLILDLLAQLILRCAENPPCLAKLGEEIQPVNRVRAYLEDHYDQDISLEQLAQIANLSSFHLNRSFRKTFGLPPHAYQIQVRILQAKRLLRKEWSIDKVAAETGFASQSHFGSHFKRLVCVTPRQYIQDSKNVIDFDA from the coding sequence ATGAAAGCGAAGGAGTCACGCACTAGAATTTGGCGATCGCAGTACCTGCAATCGATCGAGTTGGTGCATGGTGTTTATAAAAGTTATTCATTGCCCCGTCATTTTCACGAAGAACTGGAGCTTGGCATCAGGCAGGGTGACGGCTGGCAGTTTAACTACCGAGGCACGATGTATAGCGTTCCATCAAATACCTTGGTGGTGACACAACCCGGAGAAGCACATCATGCTGATTCTACGAGCGCTCAAGACTGCACTTTTCGAGGGCTACGGGTAGGTGCAGATTTACTTCAACAAGTTGCAACAGAAGTTGCAGGACGCAAAACAGAGCTTCCATTTTTTCCGATGCCTCTAGTCCATGACCGCGACCTGAATACAAAAATCGTTCAAGTTCATCAAGCCCTAGAACAATCCATTTCTCAGCTTGAACAACAGACATTGATCCTAGATTTGTTAGCACAATTAATTCTGCGCTGTGCAGAAAATCCACCTTGTCTTGCCAAGTTAGGGGAGGAAATTCAGCCTGTCAATCGCGTTCGGGCATATCTAGAAGACCATTACGATCAAGATATCTCGTTAGAGCAATTAGCACAGATTGCGAACTTGAGTTCTTTTCATCTCAATCGATCGTTTCGCAAAACGTTTGGACTGCCGCCGCACGCTTATCAAATTCAAGTGCGAATTTTGCAGGCAAAACGGCTGCTAAGAAAAGAGTGGTCGATCGATAAAGTAGCCGCTGAAACTGGATTTGCGAGTCAAAGCCACTTTGGCTCACACTTCAAGCGGCTTGTTTGTGTTACTCCGAGGCAATACATTCAAGACAGCAAGAACGTGATAGATTTCGATGCTTAA
- a CDS encoding TauD/TfdA family dioxygenase, which yields MNSFPATDNIMSDVAIGNFQRVIQEQGYLYLEELPDNFDRLAFASKFGSLIPHKYNNEYIFSIKVEPKLGERYPAFTTSEVEPHTEGYEYDHIPLHYQSLWCVTPAKCGGGHTLLADGYAFVNSLSDEEREYITKNKFDFITPSGSIVKHPLYDVESHSQPIVRFNFSNIKREDDAYLNDIAERFLQFFDDEKISIKWSKGAFLIWDNFRMLHSRTQYEDSDRELKRVYMNDK from the coding sequence ATGAATTCTTTTCCAGCCACTGACAACATCATGAGTGATGTCGCCATTGGTAACTTTCAACGTGTTATTCAAGAGCAGGGCTATCTATATCTTGAGGAATTACCGGATAATTTCGATCGCCTAGCATTTGCGTCAAAATTTGGCTCTCTGATTCCACACAAATACAACAACGAATATATATTCTCAATTAAAGTCGAGCCAAAGCTGGGAGAGCGATATCCGGCTTTCACTACAAGCGAGGTTGAACCTCACACCGAGGGCTACGAGTATGACCATATTCCTCTACATTATCAATCTTTGTGGTGTGTCACTCCGGCAAAATGTGGGGGTGGACATACACTTTTAGCCGATGGTTACGCTTTTGTCAACTCGCTTAGTGATGAAGAGCGCGAATACATTACAAAAAACAAGTTTGATTTTATTACTCCTTCGGGCAGCATCGTCAAACATCCGCTTTACGATGTTGAATCGCACTCTCAACCGATAGTTAGGTTTAACTTCAGCAACATTAAACGTGAGGACGATGCATATCTCAACGACATCGCAGAGCGTTTTTTACAGTTCTTCGACGATGAAAAAATCTCGATTAAGTGGTCGAAGGGCGCTTTTTTAATTTGGGATAACTTTCGGATGCTGCACTCACGAACTCAATATGAGGATAGCGATCGCGAACTGAAGCGAGTTTACATGAATGATAAGTAG
- a CDS encoding MFS transporter — protein sequence MRRVICIMVLFYLIQTYGSNPGLFGLPLTIYLKENLQLSPAQLASFSSLVFTPWMIRPLYGIIGDAIPIFGYQFKSYFFICYTLALGVLLGLAGLKSYTINLLVFAITLVNLSIAFSDVLTDKIMVVQGRIFNNTAGLQAAQWTALGFGKALLYYISGWLAQNSTLAIAFGINAIVPLIGLIGTFVLLGDEKKQKEKVLVKTSLKSLWSAIKSPQFLAVVGFIACLEFTLVPPLVNYIIYYYQDALNLDKQSLGILGTYEAIANALGAIVFGIFSLKISRKLLLNMAIGLTIISTLGLLFISNMQTASLVSIFFGFFAMIAMLGVLEIAARACPVGAEGSTYALLMSVYIFAKQPGPIFGGYLYNWGVAPSILVIISAGFTALCWFLIPLLKLEQE from the coding sequence ATGCGGCGAGTTATCTGCATCATGGTTCTGTTTTATTTAATCCAAACTTACGGAAGTAATCCAGGACTTTTTGGACTTCCGCTTACCATTTATCTCAAAGAAAACCTGCAACTTTCACCGGCACAGTTGGCAAGTTTTAGCAGTTTAGTTTTTACTCCTTGGATGATTAGACCACTTTATGGAATTATTGGTGATGCGATTCCGATATTTGGCTATCAGTTCAAAAGCTATTTCTTTATTTGTTATACGCTAGCGCTAGGAGTTTTGTTAGGATTAGCTGGCTTGAAATCTTACACGATTAATTTGTTGGTATTCGCTATAACTTTAGTCAATTTATCCATAGCCTTTAGCGACGTACTTACAGATAAAATTATGGTCGTTCAAGGCAGGATTTTTAACAACACTGCTGGTTTACAAGCGGCTCAATGGACTGCTCTTGGTTTTGGGAAAGCGCTGCTGTATTATATTAGCGGCTGGCTGGCTCAAAATTCTACTTTAGCGATCGCGTTTGGCATTAATGCAATTGTGCCGTTGATTGGTTTAATCGGAACCTTTGTCTTACTTGGGGATGAAAAAAAGCAGAAAGAAAAAGTTTTAGTCAAAACTAGTCTAAAATCCCTTTGGTCAGCAATCAAATCACCGCAGTTTCTAGCTGTTGTTGGCTTTATTGCTTGCCTTGAATTTACTCTCGTCCCGCCTCTTGTCAATTACATCATATATTACTATCAAGATGCTTTAAACTTAGACAAACAATCTTTAGGTATTTTGGGTACATATGAAGCGATCGCTAATGCTTTAGGTGCGATTGTTTTTGGCATCTTTTCCTTAAAGATTTCCCGAAAATTACTGTTAAATATGGCGATTGGATTAACTATTATTTCCACACTCGGTTTGTTATTTATATCTAATATGCAAACCGCTAGCTTGGTAAGTATCTTTTTTGGATTTTTCGCCATGATAGCCATGCTGGGTGTATTAGAAATCGCCGCTAGAGCTTGTCCTGTTGGTGCGGAAGGCTCAACTTACGCATTGCTAATGTCTGTATATATCTTTGCTAAACAACCAGGTCCAATCTTCGGCGGTTACTTATATAATTGGGGAGTTGCACCTTCAATTCTTGTTATTATCAGTGCAGGATTTACAGCGCTATGTTGGTTTCTAATTCCTCTACTTAAATTAGAGCAAGAGTAA
- a CDS encoding methyltransferase, translating to MTTTPVNTSSIEAKKKLFDMVLAFVKSQCIYTAARLGIFNLLQDEGEQSLESIAEKTDTKPERLYFVLRALAHLDVLKQKPGRVFASTELSDLLVTNKGPSMGHFAMHIIEPAQWDAWKVLEDALHTGEVPFERANGKGVYQFCQDNEWSGDVFINAMSFLTNHAVDALMDVYDFSRFETVMDVGGGQGGLIARIVKRFGCKGILFEVPYVAETAAAYLQQQGVDKDAVQIITGDVFVEIPKGADAIVMKYFISAWNDEDAMKILHNCKQALPPHGKIILLQAFVPDLDEPKVAPDGVMPGVFAVQVNVAVPGGGWRTRQHFQELFEKSGFVLEKVVDTQTNLSAMEFGRKS from the coding sequence ATGACAACCACACCAGTTAACACTTCTTCAATCGAAGCTAAGAAAAAGCTTTTTGATATGGTTTTGGCTTTTGTAAAAAGCCAATGTATTTATACTGCTGCGCGTTTAGGGATATTTAACTTGCTTCAAGACGAGGGAGAGCAAAGTCTGGAAAGTATAGCCGAAAAGACAGATACGAAACCTGAAAGGCTTTATTTTGTGCTTCGTGCTTTAGCTCATTTAGACGTGTTAAAGCAAAAGCCAGGGAGAGTTTTTGCTTCTACTGAACTCTCAGATTTGCTTGTAACTAATAAAGGTCCTTCGATGGGTCATTTTGCCATGCACATCATCGAACCCGCTCAATGGGACGCTTGGAAAGTGCTGGAAGATGCTTTACATACTGGTGAAGTGCCATTTGAAAGAGCAAACGGTAAGGGTGTTTATCAGTTTTGTCAAGACAACGAATGGAGTGGTGATGTTTTCATCAATGCTATGAGTTTCTTGACAAATCACGCTGTTGATGCGTTGATGGATGTTTATGATTTTAGCCGCTTTGAGACGGTGATGGACGTTGGCGGCGGACAGGGTGGACTAATTGCGCGAATTGTCAAGCGGTTTGGCTGTAAAGGTATATTATTTGAAGTGCCTTATGTAGCCGAAACAGCCGCAGCTTATTTGCAACAGCAAGGAGTTGATAAAGATGCGGTGCAAATCATCACAGGGGATGTATTTGTAGAAATACCCAAAGGTGCCGATGCGATCGTCATGAAGTATTTTATCTCGGCGTGGAATGACGAAGACGCGATGAAAATTTTGCACAACTGCAAGCAAGCACTACCACCGCACGGAAAAATAATTCTTTTGCAAGCTTTCGTCCCCGATTTAGATGAGCCGAAAGTTGCTCCCGACGGTGTAATGCCCGGAGTATTTGCCGTACAAGTTAATGTAGCAGTGCCGGGGGGCGGATGGCGCACGCGGCAACATTTTCAAGAGTTGTTTGAGAAGTCTGGTTTTGTGTTAGAAAAAGTGGTTGACACTCAAACCAACCTTTCAGCAATGGAATTTGGTAGGAAGTCTTAA